In Sphaeramia orbicularis chromosome 5, fSphaOr1.1, whole genome shotgun sequence, a genomic segment contains:
- the cstf1 gene encoding cleavage stimulation factor subunit 1, with protein MFRPKPTLKDRQHLYRLIISQLLYDGYTTIANSLINEVKPQTVVSPSEQLMQLAKIGMENDDSAVQYAIGRSDTVAPGVGIDLEFDADVQTMSPEASEYETCYVTSHKGPCRVATYSRDGQLIATGSADASIKILDTERMLAKSAMPIEVMMNETAQQNMENHPVIRTLYDHVDEVTCLAFHPTEQILASGSRDYTLKLFDYSKPSAKRAFKYIQEAEMLRSISFHPSGDFLLVGTQHPTLRLYDVNTFQCFVSCNPLDQHTDTISGVSYNPSANSYVTCSKDGSIKLWDGVSNRCVSTFDKAHDGAEVCSAIFSKNSKYILSSGKDSVVKLWEISTGRTLVKYTGAGLSGRQMHRTQGVFNHTEDYVLLPDERTISLCCWDSRTAERKNLLSLGHNNIVRCIVHSPTNPGFMTCSDDFRARFWYRRTTTD; from the exons ATGTTTCGTCCCAAACCGACACTGAAGGACCGACAACACCTGTACAGACTCATCATCAGCCAGCTGCTCTATGATGGATACACCACCATCGCCAACAGCCTTATCAATGAGGTCAAACCGCAGACCGTTGTGTCGCCTTCAGAGCAGCTGATGCAGCTGGCAAAGATTG GGATGGAGAATGATGACAGCGCTGTTCAGTACGCCATCGGACGTTCGGATACAGTGGCACCTGGAGTGGGAATTGATCTGGAATTTGACGCTGACGTCCAGACCATGTCTCCAGAGGCGTCCGAGTATGAAACCTGCTACGTGACGTCACACAAAGGTCCGTGCCGCGTTGCCACTTACAGTCGTGACGGCCAGCTGATCGCCACAGGCTCTGCTGACGCCTCCATCAAGATCCTGGACACTGAGCGCATGCTGGCCAAGAGCGCCATGCCCATAGAG gtAATGATGAATGAGACAGCGCAGCAGAACATGGAGAATCACCCTGTGATCCGGACGCTGTACGACCACGTGGATGAGGTCACCTGCCTGGCCTTCCATCCCACTGAACAGATCCTCGCCTCCGGCTCTAGAGACTACACGCTCAAACTTTTCGATTACTCCAAACCCTCTGCAAAACGTGCATTTAAATATATACAG GAAGCGGAAATGCTGCGCTCCATCTCCTTCCACCCATCAGGTGACTTCCTGCTGGTGGGGACGCAGCATCCCACGCTGCGCCTCTACGACGTCAACACCTTCCAGTGCTTCGTGTCCTGCAACCCGCTGGACCAGCACACGGACACCATCAGCGGCGTCAGCTACAACCCCAGCGCCAACAGCTACGTCACCTGCAGCAAAGACGGCAGCATCAAACTGTGGGACGGCGTCTCCAACCGCTGCGTGTCCACCTTCGATAAGGCCCACGACGGAGCTGAGGTCTGCTCAGCCATCTTCTCCAAGAACTCCAAGTACATCCTGTCCAGTGGCAAAGACTCTGTGGTCAAACTGTGGGAGATCTCTACAGGAAGGACGCTGGTCAAGTACACAG gtgCGGGTCTGAGCGGCCGACAGATGCATCGTACTCAGGGCGTGTTCAACCACACCGAGGACTACGTTCTGCTGCCTGACGAGCGGACCATCAGCCTCTGCTGCTGGGACTCACGCACGGCCGAGAGGAAAAACCTGCTGTCACTGGGACACAATAACATCGTCCGCTGCATCGTCCACTCGCCCACCAACCCCGGCTTCATGACCTGCAGCGACGACTTCAGGGCCCGGTTCTGGTACCGTCgcaccaccacagactga